Genomic segment of Synchiropus splendidus isolate RoL2022-P1 chromosome 4, RoL_Sspl_1.0, whole genome shotgun sequence:
ATCACAATACTGTCATCTCGACACACCAAATAAACCAGACCATAACCACATCATCAGATTATAAAAGGACACTGAGTGAAACGCACAGATCTGATAATTCCACTGCATCAGCCACCTCATTGTGTTTAGACAATTTGTTGAAATAAAACTTTGGTCAGTTGGCAATCATATGATAGTTGAAGAGATGTGATCTAGATTGCTCctactgaaataaaaaagggtgtaataataataataataataataataataatataaaaaaaatccagcatATTATGAAGCatttgttatttagaaacatcAAAACTTTGGCGGCAGGGAGGCCGGGAGGAAGCCGCAGGAGTGGTCCCAAAGCTCCAGACAGCGCATCACTGGCCTCTTCTGTCCAAAATGCGAACCGCTGCCCATCAAATCAAACAAGTTATCTTGTATCGTCTCTGGTAATATATTGGATTCATGAACTGTAACAGAGTTATTCCGCACCTGGATGGGATGTTGTTCCAGGAGCCTCAAACACCACCACCTCCTGATGGATGGAATCTCATTCTGTCAACAAATTATGTTGGCTCCTCTGATGGCAATGACATTCCTCTGTCGTACTGACACAGAGGAAACTGGTTCCATCATTGTGGAGGACACGACTGATGTTGTGATTGGTGCGTTCATCTTGTAAGGTCAAAACActgagaaaaatacatcttacagagcagatgtttttgtatttatttaatactatacattaaataaatacaaaaacaacttttttataCATTGCCCATCTCACACAATACATTCAGAGCATTTTTGTGAGACAGCATTTTAAACTGCAATTTGCATAATCAGAAATTAAACTCTTTTGTTTACAGTGATATTGTAGTGATctgcttttcatttgttcattttgcaaTTTCCAACTGCACCTCTGGCACACAGCTGGCACTAATCCTGCATCACCTGTTGGAGGCGGCAGCCTTTATATTCCACCTAGTTCCAGTCTCGTGCGTCAGACCGTCAAGTAAAATTCCTCATTGTTGTCGTTGCTACTTGGTCTCAGTGAAgtttttgcttttgtatttttgcCTTGGTGCCTGAGCTCTTtagctgagttttttttttcccacagtgtGTCGTCCTGACATCCACGTGTGCTTTTGATTTTCAGATTTCAGCTCTCTTGGTTGctcatttgttttctccctAGAGGGAGTGTGGGAGTTTTAACCTAATGGCGGTGTTGTTTATGATCTTCTCCACCTTGCAGGGACCGATGAACTTGGGAGACAGTTTTTTGGACTCACCCGGGATCTGCAGGTTGCGGGTAGATAGCCAGGCCTTGTCGCCTGGTTGGTAGACTGGCGTGGGGATCCTGCTGCGATCGGCCAGTCTTTTGTGGCGGTCTGCGGTACGGGAAAGGGCAGCCAGTGTACGGGACCAAGTCTCTTGGCATCGTTGCAGGTAGTCCATCACCGAGGGGACGGTGCTGTCTGTGTCCTGAGAGGAGAAAAGTGGAGGCTGGTAACCGTAGGCAACTCTGAAAGGCGACATGCCAGTAGAGGATGAGACTAGAGTATTATGTGCATACTCCATGCTCCAGGACCAGGAAGTGGGATCCTGTGCCGAGACACATCGTAGCGCTGACTCGAGGTCTTGGTTAGTCCTTTCTGTGAGACCATTTGATTGAGGGTGGTAGCCAGAGGTTAGGCTGGAAGCTGCCCCTAGAGCTTTTAAAAAAGCGGGTCAAACCTGAGATGAGAACTGTGGTCCCTTGTCGGAAACCACGTCGACTGGGACACCATGCAGGCGGAAAACGTGTAGGACCAACAGGTTGTCTCTCTCCAGTGCTGATGGGAGCTTCGGAAGGGGGATGAAGAGTGCCATCTTTGAAAATCTGTCCACCACAGTCATGATTGTGGTCATCCCTTCCAAAGGAGGTAGACCCGTGACGAAATCCACGGCGATGTGGGACCAGGGACGACCAGGAAGCGGCAGCGGCTGGAGGAGACCAGCGGGAGGACGGTGTGATTAAAATtagtaatttttaaaaaagtaaaaattatTCTTCCAACAGTAGAGTGTGAAGAATTACTGACCTTTTTATTGGGAATGAGAGGAAGACGAGGGCCCCTGGGACGGACTGGACAAACACGAATGATGTGACCTGGTTGACCACAGTCTAAACAAAGACCCGGTGATAAATGTAGCTGACGCTCCTCCGGGGAGAGTCTGGTTTTTCCCACCTGCATAGGTTTGACGTGCTCAGCAGAAGAAGAGTGTTGAGTGTCAGTTTCAGATGGGAAGAACGGAACCGGGTGCACCTTGTGAGGAGTGGACGGTCTGTGCTGGGCATGCTCTCTAATGCGGTTGTCAATTCTGATAGCCAGCATGATTATCTCCTCCAGAGAGTCAGGTTCGTCGCGGAGGGAAAGCTGGTCCTTGATACTATCAGTGAGACTGTTGGAAAAAGCTGACATTAGAGCGGGTTCGTTCCATTGAGCTTCTGCGGCCGCTATTCGGAAGCGTATGGAATATTCAGACACAGACTCACGAGGGGGGTCTTGAATGAGGGACATCAAACGCTTCGAAGCACTAGGTCCGCTCGTAAAGGTAGCGCAGGAGAGTCAGCTGCAGAGGGTGGGATTGACATGCACTCGAGGGTGGTGGAGATATTCTGCAGCTGCGCCAGGACACAGGTCTCTTGAGAGTCGTAATTCTAGTGCCCTGCGTGCCTACTGCCCTTTGGAAACCAGCAACATCAGCTGGATCAGTGATTTGGCCAGACGGTTCTGTCATGGCTGGTCTAGTTAGGTGGACCCAATTGCTGAGATGTTGCAAGTTCACAAAAAGACACGGGACAACGAGAGTGAATTGACaatttaataaatacaataatataataaaaggacgaacaggaacggcAACAGAGGACGTCACACCAAACGTGGAGTCAGGGGACACGAATGCGGGAAGGGAAAACctgagaacagaaaacaggcgattaATTCCAAACCTGActaagggagaaaacaaaagacgCGCTCGGAGTTTGCTCACGAGGcggagaaaacagaaaacgctCGGAGGTGGATCtaaatctcacacacacacacaagaaaataaACCCTTAGGCAGGGAAACAGAACAGAGAGTAAgccaaaaacactcacacgcacacaataGCAGATCACAATAGTAGAAAATGAAGGAATGATAAGAACTAAGGAGGTGGCTGAGAAAATCTTCAAGCACACACGTGAAGCTTTGGAAAACAGGCCAACAAGGAAAGCAAGGAAACAAGGGGTTTTTACCGTATGTTGAGAATCAACCGTCTGGCCACGCTAACTGGGCTGCAGAGTTTATATCCTGGATCACTGATGAGGAAAACAATCTCCAGCTGTGTGGCCATTCAGCTGGAGAAAacaaaggaaacggaaacgcaaccgggaacaacaaaataaaagcatgggcAAGACACAGAACATGACAGTTGCGACAGACAGTTTCCAACCAAGGCCGATGACCGCGACTGTTCTAGGATGATCATGTTTGAGCTATAACATAATAATACACAgtttaaaaaagttacttttgtgagtaactagttattttgaaagcaatgagtaacttgaagtaacaaagttacttttgaacgagataactagtaactgtaactaagttactaacttaaagtaacttgcATAACACTGTGAATGAAAGAGCAAAAAAGTCTTCTCACTTGTTGTCATGACTGACAACAACGTAAATGTTTTTTGCCAGCCTGTGCTAACCTTGCCACGAAGTTGTTTCATTACATATTTTCCTAAATTCTAACTTACCTTATTGGCTTCAGTCATTTCCGCTTCTCCTTTTCTTTCACAGGGAAGTGGAAGAATGAGAGGTCAGAGTCATTTTTTGTCTCACTTCTGTTAAAGCAGACTGGTACACAACACTGAGGCATATTGACACGAGAGTGACATCAGGAGAGCTGCAGACAACAGGGCTTAAAGAACGGATGTTATGCTATTCACATGTCATACACTGTTATTCCTAACAGTATATAATGGAGTCACAATTGTTTACACAAGGAAAGGCTTATTGGCCActtttgtgttgataaaatctacCTTGAAGTTACATtaaaaactgatgcaaaaaGTGCGCTCAATATGCGATTAATTGCAAGTTAACTCCAGCTTTAGCGTGACTAATAGAAAATTAATAGAAATTGCATATAAAATATCATTAAATTGTATTTGAAAAGGAAATCCGTGCCCATGGATTAGAGGTGaattaaataaacattatttttttcaactctCAGCAAGAGTTATGACTCTACTTTATTTTGGTATTGTCAGGTCATTTGCCATTTGTGTTGCAACTTGAAGAGAGGTAGAGCCAACTCTTTCTTAGATGTGCACATGTCACCAGTCAGTGTGGAGTTTGACTTTCTCTTCATGCGTGTGTGGCTTTCCTCAGAGCACTCTGGTTACCTCCCACAGAGCTACGGTTCATCCTCCATCTAAATTTCtatcactgtgagtgtgtgagtagTTGAGTGACCAAAGGAAATGACTATCTGGACGACGAAGGCTTTTGTCGTTGTTTATTCAGTGTTCCCATACATAGTAGATTCTTATTCACCACAGttctaaaaacaaataatgattaAAATTCAATCACTCGATGGACGTTTCTTGTAATTCCTCATCATTATTGGAGTAattattttatgaaaaacaagGAAGAGAACGAAAGATTGAGGAAGATTCAGGTGCATTGTTGCCATACATCAGTGCAACAAGAGTGAATCCTAGCGGCGGCACTCCAAGAGGAGACCTGACTTGCTGGCGATCCAAAGTCTGCCCAGGTCGTAGGCGAGTCTGTCAACAGCGATGCACATGGGGAACTCGCGCCAAGAAGAGCCTCTCGGGTTACTATTTGTGATGCCCCGTCTGTTGAAGAAAAAGATATAAAATGGTTGCTGATATTGTTTCATAGTAGAAATGAGAAGGACCAGCACAATGAGGTTCACATGCCAAGTCTTTGCTTACCTTTCACAGATGACACCATTTGGCATCACTCCGAAAACAGTTCCGTCCTGTCCCACTTTGACCGACTTCAATGAAGTACCAGTCACTCGCACCCATGATGTACCTCCGCAGTACTGGTTGATATTCTGAAATCAAACAAGACGGGAAACTCTGGTGACAAATGTAAAAAACCTGAAAGTTTTCAAAAGAAGACTGGCAACCTGATGACCGAATAGTTGCCACAATAATGTTATGATGTTGTTCCCACTGTGTATGTATTTGCATCACTGTGGCGTCGACTTACCCACATGACATAGACCCGATTCGATGAGTCGACCGCCCAGCATCTATTCTGCCCGCAGCTGATTTCTTTCATGATATTTGTCTTCAAAACCCAGCTCACAGAGCCGACACCTCTGTAGTGCAAAGCTGAGCTGCCTCGAACACAGACGGTTCTGTTGTCACTGGCTCTGACTCCCATCAAAAAATCGTTCCCTCCAGCTGCCACCACTTTCAACTTCAAACCTGGAGACAAAGAAATAACACTTGTCTCAAACCTATTAAAGGAAGGTCATCATGAAAGTTCCTGATGAAAAATACCTGTAGCCTCCAGAAATTTGCTTCCCACCATTTTGAAGAGTTTGTTGCTGGAATCAGTGGCCCACAGCCCAGAACGTCCGATTGAAATGTGACGAAAGCGTTGGTAGCTCAGGAGGCTCCAGTGTGTACCAGTGAGCATCAGGGTTCGATATCTGTTGGTGGCAACCAACATTCCTTGTCCGGCATCAAACTGACGGAGGCCGTAATACCTGGGAGCTTCCTCACACCTGAAGGCTACAAAGCAAAGACAAGGTTAGTCACAACATTTTCACTTCTCTTCTCCAGCGGTGTGTTCAGCTACCATGACTGGCAGCCAGGAAGCAAGACAGCAGCAAGAGAGCGATGGCAGTCTTCATGATGTGGCTGTTCTTCAGGTGGTGGTTGTCTTCAGGGAGGCTGATGTCAGGATCTCAAGAGGCTGCTGctcagctgctctgctgcttggTTGGTCTGGCTTTTATAGGCAGAAGAGGTGGGTCGATCTACATTCCATGCAGGTTTGACAACTTGATTTCCAGTTAGTTGGCTGGAATTCACGCACGACACTGTGACAATGGAGAGTGTTGTATCTATTGCTGCCAATTGAggtaaaaaataagaagaaatatGCAACAAGTCTGACCTTTAAAACAGAGTGTGTTTATTGATTCATTGACA
This window contains:
- the LOC128758000 gene encoding fish-egg lectin-like, producing the protein MKTAIALLLLSCFLAASHAFRCEEAPRYYGLRQFDAGQGMLVATNRYRTLMLTGTHWSLLSYQRFRHISIGRSGLWATDSSNKLFKMVGSKFLEATGLKLKVVAAGGNDFLMGVRASDNRTVCVRGSSALHYRGVGSVSWVLKTNIMKEISCGQNRCWAVDSSNRVYVMWNINQYCGGTSWVRVTGTSLKSVKVGQDGTVFGVMPNGVICERRGITNSNPRGSSWREFPMCIAVDRLAYDLGRLWIASKSGLLLECRR